The following are encoded in a window of Danio aesculapii chromosome 12, fDanAes4.1, whole genome shotgun sequence genomic DNA:
- the si:dkey-219e21.2 gene encoding nuclear factor 7, ovary, whose translation MGEQTKPYKSILKDNTLKVPQISNQGQQSNSIGAVRWVLPDEEVQVHSSAPTIPYKGSSGFSTRSQQRQRQQGLKDLRSLDECIQFINGWKQQVAHVCKNEDDPGEGSSRPTKTDSRTERSLEESRKLILQWANELQSVDKLSKKHAWLKERIDLEEEDDKTKQDKSEGDAVQERITEWAKEIQSVSERCGMLGDELAQMLRLLGLRKKRLATLMPLLEFITWSLLKEESKGMVPHLWLSAKQRTWQAGISRYIPNSVWSWIVSAGADVSLDPMTNNPWLHISEDHKKIQEGLTEANLPYSPQRFDSLPCVLGWEGYMSGRHYWEVEFANKGYWRVGVTTASSKRHGRFPMNSSSGYWVLWRSTRQFFACTNPETPLPQELVPRRVGIYIDYEEGQISFYNADNKSHIYTFTGHFREKLYPFFSLMDGRTLMTLWSPKEHSHF comes from the exons ATGG GAGAACAGACGAAGCCCTATAAGAGCATCCTGAAGGACAACACTCTAA AAGTGCCTCAGATCTCCAACCAGGGGCAGCAGAGTAACTCTATCGGTGCAGTGCGATGGGTTTTACCGGATGAAGAGGTTCAAGTGCACAGCTCCGCACCCACGATCCCCTACAAGGGTAGCAGCGGCTTCTCCACCCGCTCACAG CAAAGGCAGCGTCAGCAGGGCCTGAAGGACCTCCGCAGCTTGGACGAGTGCATTCAGTTCATCAACGGCTGGAAACAACAGGTGGCACATGTCTGCAAG AATGAGGATGATCCCGGTGAAGGAAGCAGCAGACCAACAAAAACAGACTCCAGAACTGAACGCAGTCTTGAAGAGAGTCGCAAGCTTATTCTGCAGTGGGCCAATGAACTTCAAAGTGTAGACAAG CTGTCCAAAAAGCATGCATGGTTGAAGGAAAGGattgatctggaggaagaagatgACAAAACAAAGCAGGATAAAAGTGAGGGTGATGCGGTGCAGGAGAGGATCACAGAGTGGGCCAAAGAGATACAGAGTGTGTCAGAG CGCTGCGGTATGCTGGGAGATGAACTGGCGCAGATGTTGCGTCTACTGGGACTGAGGAAGAAGAGACTGGCTACCCTCATGCCACTGCTGGAGTTCATCACTTGGAGTCTGCTGAAAGAAGAGAGCAAG ggCATGGTTCCTCATCTTTGGCTTTCTGCTAAGCAGCGCACCTGGCAAGCTG gcATATCACGATACATCCCTAATTCAG TTTGGAGCTGGATTGTCAGTGCAGGAG CTGATGTAAGTCTTGATCCTATGACCAACAACCCTTGGCTCCATATTTCTGAAGACCACAAGAAGATTCAGGAGGGTCTAACAGAGGCCAATCTGCCTTACAGCCCTCAGCGCTTTGATAGTTTGCCCTGCGTACTGGGTTGGGAAGGCTACATGAGCGGCCGCCATTACTGGGAAGTGGAGTTTGCAAATAAAGGTTATTGGAGAGTAGGAGTGACAACTGCCTCTTCAAAGAGGCACGGCCGCTTCCCAATGAACTCATCCAGTGGTTATTGGGTCCTGTGGCGGAGCACAAGGCAGTTTTTCGCCTGCACCAATCCTGAAACCCCCCTGCCACAGGAGCTGGTGCCCCGGAGAGTGGGAATATACATTGATTATGAGGAGGGACAGATCTCTTTCTACAACGCCGACAACAAATCACACATTTACACTTTCACTGGACACTTTCGCGAAAAGCTGTACCCTTTCTTTTCTCTCATGGATGGCAGGACCCTTATGACCTTATGGTCTCCTAAAGAGCATAGCCACTTTTAA